GCGCTAACTTTTGCCGCTGGTCTCTCCTGCGGCGGCATGAAGCCTGTAGTAGCGATTTATTCTACCTTTTTGCAACGGGCGTATGATCAATTGATACACGATATCGCCATCCAAAACCTGCCAGTAGTATTCGCCATTGATCGTGCCGGATTGGTAGGAGCCGATGGCGCCACACATCACGGTGCTTTTGATTTATCTTATTTACGCTGCGTACCTAACCTCACCATCATGGCACCTGCCGACGAAAACGAAGCTTGGCACATGCTTAACACTGCGCTAATCACACCCGGGCCGACAGCAGTACGTTATCCACGCGGTACGGGGCCGGGAATTGAGGTCGTGCGAGACAACCAAACGCTACCGCTAGGTAAAGGTCAAATCATGCGGCAAGGAAAAAAAATAGCGGTACTTGCATTCGGTGCGATGGCTTATCCGGCAACGACGGCAGCGGAAACGTTATCCGCAACAGTGGCGAATATGCGTTTTGTCAAACCGCTAGATGAAGCATTGATCTTGCAATTATCTGAAACACACGACTATCTGGTAACAGTAGAAGAAAATGTTATTGCCGGCGGCGCCGGCGATGCGATATCCGAATGCCTACACCGCCACGGAGTAACCAAGCCTATACTACAGCTAGGGTTACCTGACGAATTCATTCATCACGGAGCACCAGCAAAGCTACTAGCAGCAACCGGATTGACCGCCGACGGCATTCAAAAAAGTATACAAAGTTGGCTGTAAAATGACAAATTAATTGCAAAGTGATACATTTTGGGTGTCTAGATTAAGGTCGGGGGGGGGATGCAGTTATTTCAGCCGTTGTTTGTAGCGCAATCGCTACTGCCAAGTCGTTTGAATGAAAGGGTGAACACAACAATCTAATTACCGATGAAATCGGTATCTCGATAGGACGAGTATTATCGTCAATGATAATAGTCTCAATCCCGTGCTTTTGTCGTGCCATTTTTTAATTTTCATGGTACGGTGTGGCACCTGTATGCCTACATTGTTGGTTAGTCCCCTCATCCTAACCTTCTCCCTGTCAGGGGGGTGAAGGTCTTAACGAAAGCGGGGAGATGAGCGCGTAATAAATAAAAACTTGTATTGGTCTGGGGTACAGTTATCGTATTAGCTAAGCACCATTGCGGGTAGTATTGCTTTATCCAATCCGTAAATTTTCTGTGCAAGATGTGTTTAGTTGTTGGAATCAGATCTTTGTCCTCCCCATAAATAACAACTAACTGCTGTGCTGCCCCAAACAATAAATGTAAGTGCTGTTCATAGATACTCTCCTCTACCAAGTGGTAGATAACATCAAGAGACAGGGCTGCCTCTGCTGTTTCGCTCCGATAATCACTCAATAACATCCAACGGGGGTTCGCTATGTTTTTACACCACTGCTGGCAAAGTTTAATTGCCTCCGCACTGACATCTATGCCGAGATAACTATCTATGCCGCGCAACATAGATATTTGATTACCATCACCACAACCAAAATCTATAATATCTGTAATGTTGTACTGCGCTAGCAATGTGTTCAACACCTCTGCTTTCTTGTTGCCGCGCTCACCATAAGAACCCGAACCCGATGTGCGACCGCGAGCATACCGCCGCTACCAATACCATCCCGAGCTAAATAACTTATGTTTTATCCATTTCAGCACGCTATTATTATAGCCACGATTAACCAGCACCATAAATTTTGACAAAATCGAACGCATTGGTGGCTCTTACAGAAAAAATGACAAAATTGGCGTCAGTAGAATATTGGATACGGATATATTGTGTTTCGTCTCCGAGACCACTAGTTCCGTCACTAACGCCGAACTGGATAAACAAGTTAGGCGTTGTCCATATTGTGTTTCCATACCCTAAAACAAATCTGACAGCTGTTCCTGTTTTGGGGGATGGTAGCGGCTGGTCAACCGATTCTTGCCCTTGAAAACCAGATTGGTCAGGTCATGGTGCCGGATAATATTCTGCGCTGGAAATGCTTTGCGCTTAAAGTGCAAGGCGACAGCATGATGCTGATATTTTCGAAGGAGATTATGTGGTCGTGCGCTAACAGCCGATTGCTGAAAACAGCGATATTGTTGTAGCCATGGTCGGCGAAGAAGCCACTGTAAAGCGGCTGAGCATTGAAGGGGAGCATATTGAATTGCGCCTTGAAAATCAGAAACTTAAACCCATCATCATAGGACAACAGGATGAACTTAAAATAATTGGGAAGGTCTTACACGTCTGCTCGGGTTTTGATACCGAGGCCCTCCTAGACGAACCCTAAGGAGGATAACCAAATGAGCACCTATAATTTACGACGTTTTTCCCAACCTGATGTTTTGAAAAACATTCAACAAGATAACCTGATCACATTTCTCAAACGATACGAAGGCTACCTGACTGTACGCAATTTTAGCTTCGAGTTGGATTTTGAGACACTCTACCAAGTTTTGATGAATCCATCTGAGGATATGGATATCGAATTCGTTGAAGCTTTGCTCTTCATTCAGGAAATATCTGACAATGAGCATTTTGAAGAGCTAAGCGAACAGGCCGAAGCACAACAATATTGATGTGCATGAGGATTCGACGGCAGCCGGTTTGGCATCGGCACCAAAACAAACGAGGAAACACCCTCATCACGTGCATTTCAGCGAAACTCTCATTTTCTACTAGCGCACAACGATTTTTTATCACACTCCGCCGCCAGTTGTTGAATGGCAAGATAGTCTGGTTTACCGGTAGGTTGCAGGGGAATATTTTCTACAACAAACACCCGACGCGGCTGCCACAGCGATGGGAGACCGGCATCTTGGATAACGGCAGCAATATTTTGACGGTTTGCTTCCGGCATGGTGGTCAATAACACCGGTTCTTCGCCACGCCGCGTATCTTGCAGGCTGGTGACCGAAAAATCAAAATCCAACCAGTGTGCCTTCAATGTTTCTCCGATGACATCCAGCGGCACCATTTCACCAGCAATTTTAATGAACCGCCGCATTCTCCCCTTAATATAAAGATAACCATCATCGTCCAATTCGACAATGTCACCGGTATCGTGCCAGCCATCAGGCGGCGGCTGTAGTACACCCGGTTTGTCAGCGTGAAAGTATCCCAACATAACATTGGGTCCTTTAATGTGTAACCGCCCGCCTTTAGCAACACCCGCCACCTGCTCCAAGCGAACGACAATACCGTCTAGCGGCTTTCCCACCGAGCCAGGGCGGTTAGTCTCTGGCGCATTGACGGCGATAACCGGCGCCGTTTCGGTTACTCCATAGCCTTCTAAAATACTGATGTTAAACTTTTCAGCCCACAATGTGCGAGTGGCGTCTTGCAATTTTTCAGCACCCGCAAAGACATAGCGCAACGATTGCAAATCCGCTGACCCCACTTCGTCTGCGTAACGCAATAAAAAAGTATTAGCACTGAAAAAAATTTCCGCGCGGTGTTTTTTGACAATTTTCGGTATTTGCCGGTAATGCAAAGGAGTGGGATACTGACGAGCAAACATCCCACCCGCCGCCGGCAACACCACGCCGGCTAGCAGACCAAATGAATGAAATACTGGCATGCAATTGAGCATGCGCAGTCCAGCCGCTCCCGGCAGACGACAAAGCACTTGCGCAACATTGGCAAGCAAATTGCCATGGCTTAGCGATACACCCTTAGGCGCGCCTTCGGAGCCAGAAGTAAATAATATAGCCGCGGCTTCATTTTCCGAACTAACCGCACCCGGCAAACGAGTCACCGATAAAGCGGGAAACAATGACGCCAAGACAGCGCCAATTTTAATTTTTGTATTAATTTGCGGGCGCAAGTCTTCTAAACATACCACAGTAGCTCCAGCATCTTGAGCCGCTTGCGTGAGTGCTTCTGCTGTGAGTAAATTATCCAGAAATTTTTTTGACGTGTAAACAGTGCTTATTACCGCCGTGCGACAAGCGGATTGAAAATTTCGAGACCCAACAACCGGGTTCAACATCACGGGCGTAAGGCGGTAAAAAAGCGCAGCATAAAAAACAATGGTCGCACCGACAGATGAGGGCAACAGTACGCCGATTCGCTCACCATGCGAGTGGCGGGCAGCGATAATTTTCCCAAGCGCCCAAGCAGCGCGATAACAGCTACGGTACGACAGCTCTTTTTCGGTGTCAGAAAACAACGGCGAATTCCAACCGTGCTGCTTCCCCCAGCGAACATAAGCGCGGACAATATTGGTGTTTTCAATAAATAACGGCATTATGTAGATAGTATTGTTGCTTGACGTACATTAATTTTTCACTTTATCAATATGGCGCTATATTTACCAAGCATCAATGTTCTATGCGGGCATTTTTTTCCAACTCTGGTAAGCGGCGTTTTGCTTCTATCACGTCGGGCAACTGGCGCAACGTCTGTAGTAGCGTTTCCAGCACGCTCAAACTGTGAACTTCAACCATAGTTTCCATTTGAATACTGTCACATTCGAGTGCTCCGGAATTGAAGTTAAAAGTTACAATGTTCACATCCATACCGCTGATAGCCGAAGATACCGATGTCGCTAATCCCGAGCGGTTGCGACACTCCAATGCGATAGTGCTGCGATACAGACTATTTGTTGCTTTGTCGCTCCACGCCACATCAATCCATTTTTCGGAGCGGCGGTTGGGCATTATTTGCACCATCGGACAATGATTGGCGTGCACTATCAGCCCTCGATTTTTTTGCAACAACCCAATAATAGACTCTGTTGGCAATGGATGGCAACATGAAGACAACGTAATAGCAGCGCTTCCTGCCCCAGCGATGGAAACCGGCTGCAAGCGACCACTTTTGTTTTGCCGTACCTGTCGTCGTAACAACCCTCGCGCCACAATATCGGGAATTACTTTACCCAACCCCAGTTCCAAATATAGCTCATCGGCTGTTTGCATGTTTTGTGAATTCAAAAACGCACGCCAATGATCATCGCTAATGTCATCAGAACGAGCTTCTATTTTTTGCAAAGCATTGTGTAGTAATTTTCTCCCTAAAGCGATGGATTCTTCACGACTGGCAGCGTTTAACCGCTGACGGATATGTGAACGGGCGCGCGCTGTTTTGGCAAGATTAATCCAATGTGGTAGCGGCACAATATTGGGATTGGTTTTAATGGAAATTTGGTCGCCGTTTTTGAGACGTGATGAGATGGGAACGATTTGACCATTTACCACAGCGCTTTCAGCATGGTCGCCCACATCTGTGTGGATGGAATAAGCGAAATCCAGTGCGGTAGCGCCGGGTGGCAGATTAACTACTTTTCCGTCTGGAGTAAGCACGTACATTTCTCCCGGCGACAAATCCACCCGCACATATTCCATAAACTCAGTAGGCGCGTCGTTTTCAGCGTGTAACCGCACCAGCGATGACAAGCGGTTCAGCGCTTCTGTTTGCGCATTATCCAGAGCCCCCTCTTGTTGCTTGTAGTGCCAGTGGGCTGCCAGTCCGTGTTCGGCAACTTCGTGCATGGCACGAGTACGAATTTGAATCTCTACTTTGACACTTTCTTTAGTACTAAGTGCCGTGTGCAACGACTGGTAGCCGTTTGATTTCGGCACGGCAATGTAATCTTTAAATCGTGCCGGCACAGGCACAAAAAATTCGTGTAGCGCACCGAGTGCAAGATAACAATCCATACGACCATCCACAATCAACCGAAAACCTATAATATCTTCTACTTGTGCGAAGGACAGGCGTTGACTGGCCATTTTGCGGTAAATACTGTAAAGATTTTTGCGCCGCTTTTTGAGTTCGCCGGTAAGACGGTATTTTTGTAGTGCCTCTCGCGTCATCTGTTCCACACGATCAATAATGTGGCGACTGTTGGCTTTGGAATTGTTGAGCGCTTTGGACAATACCCGATAGCGGTGCGGGCGCAAATAGCGTAGTGCAAGATTTTGTAATTCATCACGTACCGGAGAAAATCCCATACGCTCGGCAATGGGAGCATAAATAGTAAGCGTTTCCAGCGCGATTCGCTTGCGGCGAGCAGAGCCGTTGATGGCCGATAACGTACGCATATTGTGCAAGCGGTCAGCAAGCTTAATGAACAGCACCCGCCAATCATCAGCAGCGGCAAGTAATATTTTGCGAAAAGTTTCGGCTTCCTGAACGCGCCGATCTATGCCTTCAATACGTTCTATTTTGGACAACCCATCCACCAAATGGGCAACGGTCCCGCCAAAAGCCTCACGTACTTGCTTCAAACTCACGGCAGTGTCTTCTACTACATCATGCAACAAGGCGGCAATAATAGATTGAGCGTCAAAACGCCAGTCGGCTAGAATGTCGGCTACAGTGAGTGGGTGTTGAATATAAGGTCTGCCACTGGCACGCAACTGACCAAAGTGCGCTTTTTCACTGTATCGATAAGCAGCATCAATATCTTTCAGGCTTTCTTCTGGCAGGTAAACGGCAAGCTTGCGCGTTAACCCGGCGATACCAGCCATAACAGAGGTTAGGTATCGCTCTCCGCTTCAATAAGCAGAGGTGATATGGGATACAGCCCTTTTGCGATCTCGCGCAAGGCGATAACGATGGCTTTGTCATCGTTATCGGGCACTTGAGCATCACCCCGACGCAAGATATTATTTGCCCGAGAAGCAGCGTGATAAGCAAGATTAAAATGGTTTGGGCATTTTTCCAAGCAATCGGCAATAGTAGTACGTGACATAGTTGCTATCCTTTTTTGTAAATAATTCTTAAGGTACGACTGTGTGCCGGGGGTAATTGCCGCTATTTTCCAGCAATTACAGCCGTTATCTCGGCTACCGCCCGCTCAAGGTCATCGTTAATAATAACATAATCATATTGTGACGCTTGCAGCAATTCGTCTCGCGCCGCCGCCAATCGTAGCGTAATAGATTTTTCTTTATCCTGTCCGCGAGCACGCAAGCGCTTTTCCAGCACATTTAGAGACGGCGGCCGAACAAAAATCAATTCCGCCTCAGGCATGTGTTTTTTAACCTGCAACGCCCCCTGCACGTCAATTTCCAGTAATACATCGGTACCGCCGGCAAGCTGCGTTTCTACCCAACTGCGAGCAGTACCATACAAATTGCCAAACACTTCCGCCCATTCCAAAAAATCGCCAGAATCACGCATACACAAAAATTCATCGCGATTAACAAAAAAATATTGACAGCCGTTTTTTTCACCTTCACGCGGCAAGCGAGTAGTGTGTGACACCGACACTCGCACCACCCCAAAATTCCGTAACTGGTTCGTAATCGTGGTTTTACCCGCACCCGAAGGTGCTGACAAAATAAACAGTCGGCCGATTTGGGAATGTACGATATGATGGGACACACTCATGTGTATTGCCAATTTCCTTTTTTTTGCGGGATAATTCAACCTTAATTATGCCTGTTATTCTTTCTGTACGTGGCATGCGCGACTTGTTGCCGGAAGATACCGCTCACTGGCAAGCGGTAGAAACCACCGCTGCCGCTTGTTTTGCGCGCTACGGCTACGCCGAAATTCGGACTCCGATGGTGGAGCGTACAGCGCTGTTTTGTCGACAATTAGGCGAACACACCGATGTGGTACAAAAAGAAATGTATTCCTTTATCGATGCCGGTGGCGAAGAATTATCGCTACGCCCCGAGGCCACTGTACCCACGGTGCGGGCATTGGTAGAAAATGGCTTACGCCGTGGTGGATTGGAACGGGTGTGGTATGGCGGTCCCATGTTCCGCCGTGAGCGCCCACAAAAAGGACGCTATCGACAGTTTTGGCAGTTGGGCGCCGAAGCCGTCGGCGTGGCAGACCCAGTTATTGATGCCGAACAAATTATTATGCTGGCGCAGTTATGGAATGATATGGG
This genomic interval from Candidatus Persebacteraceae bacterium Df01 contains the following:
- a CDS encoding AMP-binding protein, which codes for MPLFIENTNIVRAYVRWGKQHGWNSPLFSDTEKELSYRSCYRAAWALGKIIAARHSHGERIGVLLPSSVGATIVFYAALFYRLTPVMLNPVVGSRNFQSACRTAVISTVYTSKKFLDNLLTAEALTQAAQDAGATVVCLEDLRPQINTKIKIGAVLASLFPALSVTRLPGAVSSENEAAAILFTSGSEGAPKGVSLSHGNLLANVAQVLCRLPGAAGLRMLNCMPVFHSFGLLAGVVLPAAGGMFARQYPTPLHYRQIPKIVKKHRAEIFFSANTFLLRYADEVGSADLQSLRYVFAGAEKLQDATRTLWAEKFNISILEGYGVTETAPVIAVNAPETNRPGSVGKPLDGIVVRLEQVAGVAKGGRLHIKGPNVMLGYFHADKPGVLQPPPDGWHDTGDIVELDDDGYLYIKGRMRRFIKIAGEMVPLDVIGETLKAHWLDFDFSVTSLQDTRRGEEPVLLTTMPEANRQNIAAVIQDAGLPSLWQPRRVFVVENIPLQPTGKPDYLAIQQLAAECDKKSLCASRK
- the rpoZ gene encoding DNA-directed RNA polymerase subunit omega encodes the protein MSRTTIADCLEKCPNHFNLAYHAASRANNILRRGDAQVPDNDDKAIVIALREIAKGLYPISPLLIEAESDT
- a CDS encoding class I SAM-dependent methyltransferase; its protein translation is MLNTLLAQYNITDIIDFGCGDGNQISMLRGIDSYLGIDVSAEAIKLCQQWCKNIANPRWMLLSDYRSETAEAALSLDVIYHLVEESIYEQHLHLLFGAAQQLVVIYGEDKDLIPTTKHILHRKFTDWIKQYYPQWCLANTITVPQTNTSFYLLRAHLPAFVKTFTPLTGRRLG
- a CDS encoding bifunctional (p)ppGpp synthetase/guanosine-3',5'-bis(diphosphate) 3'-pyrophosphohydrolase, whose product is MAGIAGLTRKLAVYLPEESLKDIDAAYRYSEKAHFGQLRASGRPYIQHPLTVADILADWRFDAQSIIAALLHDVVEDTAVSLKQVREAFGGTVAHLVDGLSKIERIEGIDRRVQEAETFRKILLAAADDWRVLFIKLADRLHNMRTLSAINGSARRKRIALETLTIYAPIAERMGFSPVRDELQNLALRYLRPHRYRVLSKALNNSKANSRHIIDRVEQMTREALQKYRLTGELKKRRKNLYSIYRKMASQRLSFAQVEDIIGFRLIVDGRMDCYLALGALHEFFVPVPARFKDYIAVPKSNGYQSLHTALSTKESVKVEIQIRTRAMHEVAEHGLAAHWHYKQQEGALDNAQTEALNRLSSLVRLHAENDAPTEFMEYVRVDLSPGEMYVLTPDGKVVNLPPGATALDFAYSIHTDVGDHAESAVVNGQIVPISSRLKNGDQISIKTNPNIVPLPHWINLAKTARARSHIRQRLNAASREESIALGRKLLHNALQKIEARSDDISDDHWRAFLNSQNMQTADELYLELGLGKVIPDIVARGLLRRQVRQNKSGRLQPVSIAGAGSAAITLSSCCHPLPTESIIGLLQKNRGLIVHANHCPMVQIMPNRRSEKWIDVAWSDKATNSLYRSTIALECRNRSGLATSVSSAISGMDVNIVTFNFNSGALECDSIQMETMVEVHSLSVLETLLQTLRQLPDVIEAKRRLPELEKNARIEH
- the gmk gene encoding guanylate kinase translates to MSVSHHIVHSQIGRLFILSAPSGAGKTTITNQLRNFGVVRVSVSHTTRLPREGEKNGCQYFFVNRDEFLCMRDSGDFLEWAEVFGNLYGTARSWVETQLAGGTDVLLEIDVQGALQVKKHMPEAELIFVRPPSLNVLEKRLRARGQDKEKSITLRLAAARDELLQASQYDYVIINDDLERAVAEITAVIAGK